The following are encoded in a window of Ascaphus truei isolate aAscTru1 unplaced genomic scaffold, aAscTru1.hap1 HAP1_SCAFFOLD_295, whole genome shotgun sequence genomic DNA:
- the LOC142483094 gene encoding zymogen granule membrane protein 16-like translates to MLSLICVCFLLGSSSAASIESRLSSFAGEYGSGGGTAFSFSGEQLNGPITALRVRESPSHIVGLQFRYGTVWGPYYGYTVGTQFEVTLFPGENITQVSGKASPYVNELLFVTSRGRLLRFGQPSGTSFNDFPLFEGTALRYVSGRYSTVILSIGFHWGAQPSCVHCKD, encoded by the exons ATGCTGAGCCTGATCTGTGTGTGTTTCCTGCTGGGCTCCTCGTCAGCAGCGAGCA ttGAGTCCCGTCTCTCCTCCTTTGCGGGGGAGTATGGATCAGGTGGGGGCACCGCCTTCTCCTTTTCTGGGGAACAACTGAATGGACCAATCACAGCCCTCCGAGTGCGCGAGAGCCCGAGTCATATCGTAGG CCTGCAGTTCCGGTACGGCACTGTGTGGGGCCCGTATTACGGGTACACGGTGGGCACCCAGTTCGAGGTGACGCTGTTCCCGGGAGAGAACATCACGCAGGTGTCGGGGAAGGCGTCCCCCTACGTGAACGAGCTGCTCTTCGTGACGAGCCGCGGGCGCCTGCTCCGCTTCGGGCAGCCTTCCGGTACCAGCTTTAACGACTTCCCGCTCTTCGAGGGCACGGCCCTGAGATACGTCAGCGGGCGCTACTCCACCGTCATACTCAGCATCGGCTTCCACTGGGGGGCGCAGCCCAGCTGCGTGCACTGCAAAGactag